Sequence from the Pelodiscus sinensis isolate JC-2024 chromosome 30, ASM4963464v1, whole genome shotgun sequence genome:
ctttctataatgttCGGCCCAGAATTCTTGTGGTGGTTTAAGAGGGAAACCAACCTAAATTAGCTCACAGTGAAATGCAATAGAGGACAACACAAACCGTGCCCCTCAGCTGTGTGTTGCTTTAAAAGCTGCCTCGCTCCAGTGTTTTGTACCTTAGCAGTTTCATATCGCATGGTCCTGAGTGGCAGGAGACTGAAAGAGGTAGGGAAGTTGTGAGaaagtttggggtggggggggctctctAATAGTGTATCTGGATCTGTGCACCTCACACTATAAGTGTTGCAACTGCatcactgttgtgtagacactggCTACAGCACCAGGAAGGGTTTCTTGTTGTTGTTGAGAGACAGTGGATAAGATGACAGAACCCTCCACTGACCTAGCTGGGCTTGTACATGGCTTTGCTAAGTCCCCCAaaggtgtgaatttttcacacccctgaacaaTAGAGTTAAGTTCTACGGGAGGGatttgagcttgtttagtctgcagaagagaagagtgagggagatttgagagcagcctttgaCTCCTTAAAATAATAGCCACCTGTGGgctagatgtctataaaatcatgacgggtatggatagagtgaataaggaaaagttatttacttgttcccgtcaCGTAAGAACGAAAGGTCACTGAATGAAAGTAATAGGGAGCAAACAAACCAACACAGCAAACAAATGGGGTGTATTTTgtcctttaaaaataaaccaaaggcagtatttcttcacacaatacacagcccaacctgtggaactccttgcctgaggatgctgtgaagaccaggaccttaacacagttcaaaaaagagctagataaattcatggagggaaggtccatcaatacttattatccaggatgggtaggaatggtgtccctcgcctctgtttgtcattggctggaaatggatgacaagtgagagatcacttgatggttccctgatTTATTCACttgctctggggcacctggcttcgGCCActggggcagacaggacactgggctacatgggcctctggtctgatccagtctggtaGTTCTTATGTTCACTGAGAAAGAGGAAAAGGGAAGAGGGATGTGTCTGATCTCCTACCACAGGGAAGCCCTGGAATGCCAgctcatccacaaattcaattcacatgctaatggactcaatggtGATATGGGCTGGTAGGGACTCTACCTACTTCATAACCACTGAAGGAGCTAACAGCTGTCTGAGTGGTACCCTTCCTgatttaggaatctatctattgactttgatttgtatctgcttaggtttaagtacccattctccagatacttaatgatgctctctctcccaccccgctccctttttctctttctccgccctccccttcccctctcctatttcttTCGAATGTTCATATCCCCAATTcacaactccggtcatctgaagaagtgggctgtgcccacgaaagctcatgataccatctacatatttcatagaatcatagaatactaggactgaaagggaccttgagaggtcaacgagtccagaaccctgctctcatggcaggaccaaatactgtctagaccatccctgatagatgtttatctaacctgctcttaaatatctccaaagatggggattccacaacctccctgggcaatttattccagtgtttgaccaccctgacagttacaaactttttcctaatgtccattctaaacctcccttgctgcagtttaagcccattgcttcttgttctatcctcagaggcctagatgaacaagttttctccctcctccttatgacacccttttagatacctgaaaacctctatcatgtccccccctcagtctttcagccttccttcatagctcatgttctctagacctttcatcattcttgttgctcttctctggaccctctccaatttctccacatttttcgttaaatgtggtgcccagaactggacacaatactccaactgaggcctaaccagcacacaggctgtgtctacactggcaagttattccggaaaatcagacgcttttccagaaaaacttgccagatgtctacactggccacttgaatttccggaaaagcactgacgatctaatgtaaactcatccgtgcttttccagaaaaactatgctgctctcgttcgggcaaaagtctttttctggaaaactgttctggaaaagggccagtgtagacagctgggatttgttttccgcaaaaaaaaccctgatcgcgaaaatgactatcggggcttttttgcggaaaagtgcgtctagattggccacggacacttttccagaaaaaagtgcttttccggaaaagcgtcctgccaatctagatgcgcttttccgaaaatgcttttaacggaaaacatttccggaagctcatggcaatgtagacatagccttaatgtatctcagaatcatgtttgcaacagcatcacactgctgactcatattcagcttgtggtccgctataacccccagatccctttctgccgtactccttcctagacagtcgcttcccattctctatgggtgaaactgatttttcctccctaagtggagcactttgcatttgtccttattaaacttcatcctattttcctcagCCTtccttttgttagtctataaagtgctaccagaccatttgttgtttttgtctaTATAATTATGTCGTCTTAACCCCTAAGGAATGACAATCCGTATGTGACCCCATAGAGATGCAGACATGGAGGGGAACCTCACTGCCATCACAGAGTTCATCTTTCTCGGCTTCTTCGACCTCCAGGACCTGCGACCTCTTCTCTTCATCTTGGTCTTACTCATCTACCTCGTCACCGTGATAGGAAATAGTCTCATCGTCGCCGTCACGGTGGCGGACCTGGTGCTCCAAAGCCCGATGTATTTCTTCCTCAGGAATTTATCGGTCCTGGAGATCTGCTACACCTCGGCCGTCATCCCCAAGACCTTGTCCGACCTCCTCTCCGAGCGCCAAGCCATTTCCTTCCTGGGCTGTGCCGCCCAGATGtacttcttcctcctcttcggcAACTCGGAGTGCTGCTTGCTGGCCGTGATGTCCTACGACCGTTACGTGGCCATATGCCGCCCCTTGCGTTACTCCCTCACCATGAGCCGGAAAGTCACCGTTAGCTTGGCAGCGGCGGTGTGGATAGCAGGCAACATGGTGGCCCTTGAGCAAACGGTGGCCATCTTCACGTTGCCCTTCCATGGTCCAAACACAATTGAGCACTTTTTCTGCGACGTTATGCCCGTGCTCAAGCTGGCGAGCTCCGACACGTCCCTGAACGATATTATTAATGCCCTGCTCACCGTCGCATTCATCATAGTCCCCTTCCTCCTCATCATTGCCTCCTATGTCGGCATCCTCGCCGCCATCTTGAAGATGcgctcaggggaggggaggcacaaaGCTTTCTCCACCTGCTCCACACACCTCATCACGGTTACCTTGTTTTACGGCAGCTGCTTCATCACCTACATGAGGCCCAGTTCCAGCGGTTCTGTGGACACCAACCGAGCGATCGCCCTGTTCTACACCGTCGTGACGCCAATGTTCAACCCAATCAtatacagcctgaggaacaaagaTGTCAAGGAAGCGCTGAAGAAACTCCTGGGCTGGAGTAGGACATCTGAGTGCTAAGCAAATTAAGTGTATGTTGGTGATTGTTGAgacacagtaaacctgtggaactccttgccccagTATGTGGTGAAGACaaaaactttaacagggttcaaaaaagatttagatagattcatggagggtaggtccatcaatacttattatccaggatgggaaggaatggtgtccctagcctctctttgacTAGAAacggtgacaagggagggatcatgtgaggattacctgttgtgttccctccctctagggcatctggcattggccactgttggaagacgggatactaggctagatggacctttggtttgacccagtatggccattcttatgttcttatgaaagccTCTCATGAAATGAGAGGAAGAGACCAAGTGGAAAAATGTCTACATAATGTCATACAAATATTATACACAGTTTAAGTTCCCTGTTCAGGTCTATACTgaggtgtatgtctacacagcaacattattgcaaaataactaacggtattttgaaataatttagtcggcgtccacactgcagacagttatttcgaaataatatcgaACTCTTGTCAAGCCGGAGGACTtgttattctgacttctgtagctctcaggctgtgtctagaatggccagtttttccggaaaatcagccgcttttctggaaaaacttgccagctgtctacactggccgcttgaatttccggaaaagcactgatgatctcgtataagattgtcagtgcttttccggaaatactatgctgctcccgttcgggcaaaagtctttttctgaaagacttttgcgcaaaagggtcagtgtaaacagctcagatttgttttccgcaaaaaagccccgatcacgaaaatggcgatcggggcttttttgcggaaagcacgtctagattggccatggacgcttttcctcaaaaagtgcttttgcggaaaagcatcctgccaatctagacgcgcttttcctaaaatgcttttaacggacaacttttccgttaaaagcatttccggaaaatcgtgccagtctagacgtagcctcggaggaagtcggaggaagcgtgctggatttcaaaataactgcctgctgtgtagacactcccaattccGAAATAAGCGTCGCTcaattttcatagcttattttgagtgaagCCCCAttgtgtagacttgcc
This genomic interval carries:
- the LOC102446524 gene encoding olfactory receptor 10A4-like, which translates into the protein MEGNLTAITEFIFLGFFDLQDLRPLLFILVLLIYLVTVIGNSLIVAVTVADLVLQSPMYFFLRNLSVLEICYTSAVIPKTLSDLLSERQAISFLGCAAQMYFFLLFGNSECCLLAVMSYDRYVAICRPLRYSLTMSRKVTVSLAAAVWIAGNMVALEQTVAIFTLPFHGPNTIEHFFCDVMPVLKLASSDTSLNDIINALLTVAFIIVPFLLIIASYVGILAAILKMRSGEGRHKAFSTCSTHLITVTLFYGSCFITYMRPSSSGSVDTNRAIALFYTVVTPMFNPIIYSLRNKDVKEALKKLLGWSRTSEC